In Lycium ferocissimum isolate CSIRO_LF1 chromosome 3, AGI_CSIRO_Lferr_CH_V1, whole genome shotgun sequence, the genomic window TCTTGAGAAGTTTATTAAATTATgtgttcatatctactatttattgcatTTTTACTGAATTCTTACGCATAAACTTATCCACATGTAAAGTACTGAGTTCAGATGAACCTAATAACATCATCTTAATAGAGAAAGTAATTGCCAAAAAGAGGATTCATTAACTCACAAACACAATAGATAAAAATCCAGCACATTAAACAAATTTGGATGCCAAAACCctaaaattgaagaaattccataacatcatcttATTGTAAGGTCATTAAAACCCTAAATTTGAACTCACTTTGCACCTGCAGGAGGAGGTGTACCCAACAAGCTAGCTTGTTGCATCTCAAGCTCAGTAAGCTGAGCATCCCTATCCATTTCAATAATAAGCGGAACGACGAGTATCAGGAAAGTAGTTCCGGCAATCCAAGCAGCTTTACCGGTGCTTTTGAGGAGTTTTTTGGCTACGAAGGCGGCATCGGATGCGGCGCGTTTTCCTTGGTAGACGATTGGTGATGATGAAACCCTAGATAGGATACCGTCTCCGGCGCCGGGGCGGTCTGGTAGTGATACTCCGCCTTTTTTGGAAGACATTGGTGGTaaggaggagaaagaagaagggaGAAGAGAGGATTTTAGGGGAGAGATTTCCTTGTACAGTATACTATGGTTATTAGCTTTTTGAgttaaaaagggttaaaaacaAGTGTCCCCTGAGGGTTAACATACactcccttttttttatttttttttagtttcctaCCGAATGACAGTTTTCTACTTAAATTATCACTCATTAGTTTGTAAAACACACTTTAATTATCCGTTGTGAGAGTTTTCTATCTAAATTATTATCAATTAGTTTACAAAACACATCTCAAAACTGATAGTTGATGTGTGTTTTGTAAACTAgctggtgatagttcaggtggGAAAACTGAACAAGTGATAGTTGAGATGTGTTTTGTAAACGaattggtgatagtttaggtaggaaactaaaagaaaattgatatttgaggtgtgtttttgtCTATTACTCTCTTTTAATTTGCTATCTAATTATCACCAAACTAAATAAGATGTGAGAGTTTTTTATTTAACTATCACCAACTGGGTAGTAAAATATATCTCCAGTTATGAGTTATTCACAATTTTTTCACCTGATAGTTGTGATTACAAATTGTTATGATCTACGTATTTCTTTTGACatttaatcaagaaaaaaagctCAAATACGCCATCAGACTATCAGAAAAGGTTATTCATGTCACTAGTTAATAGTTTGATTAAAAATGCTACAACAATTATGTTTTGAGTCATATATGTCATTATTCACTGACAAAATTCTATCACTATCAGATTTTATCAAGTGGCATTATGTAAATCCTTCATATACGAGTGGCATATATGAGTCATTTCGTTAAGCTCAATTGCATATTTGAGCCATTTCACAGTTCTTTTTTACATCTAATTTCTaacaaaggagaaaaagaacGTATCATTTAATTTTAGAGGTGAAAACAAGTCGGCCACAAGTTTGAATTTTAAAACTTGGGTGGGTTTTAATTATtctaaaataaaatgtggcACCAATTAAAAATGCCACGTGGTTTTTTAAAGAGTCAAATTTGAATGGTTAGTTTGAGGGGTATGTTTGAGCCAAAAAAACaaatcttaaggatatttttagACTCAAATATGAAAGAAGCGTATTTATGAGCCTTTTTTCATGGGTTAGAGATACTTATGAGCTTTTTTTCACAGGTTAGGGATATTTctgagccttttccgtaaagCCTAAAGgccaattcgcaggaatgcccctcattcggggtggtcttcaatttttgtcccttaaattgctgatcttttgtcacgccccgaactatGGCCTGGGCGTAAACACGGCACTcagtgcctgactgcatgtgaccgagcgaaccacatggcttgttgaatcatcATAAGGCATACATGAGCTGAAATATAACATGAACCATGATGGGCTTGAAGAAAATACATGAAGTCATAATAATCtgtaaaatacttgtttaaaacatAAACGCGGATAATATCATAAGCGAGTCAAAATGGCTAACCGACTGCGAAAGTACGACATGACATCTTTggcttgtctagtctatgaaacctctaacatgagtctgaacataaaaacatacttactgggacaaagctcccagcatacctttagatgcaaaatcaaataaagaaGGACAATATCTAAACACCGGATGAGATGGGCCTCACGAATAAGCTAGTACATGTAGATCCTAATGAGCAGAGGCGTCGTCCTATAAATCAGTACctacatcgtgaaatgcaggcccccaaggCAATAAAAGGGACGTCGATTGCtttgaatgtcttggtatgtaaacaCATGGGAGAAACAACGGGCACGTAATATATAGACATAAAACCGAGCGAACATGAATGCTGAgcgaacatgaacatgaatacgaaaacatgaaataatttatagcGAGATGAAAACATGATAATAAACAATACATACATGAACCACCACGGGAGAAACATGGAGTCCGATCTTGGCCCGATCGGCTAAGCCGTCTTGTGCCTTGccggtacaagacatgaacatgacatgaatggattcaaatccctcaatgggaaaaacatgaaggaatcgtcctaactgggcggagcgatccttatcctacgttggcatacgtagtttcgggctatctGAGCCTTTTCGGTATTAATACAACTCCCGAACATGAAAGGTAACTGAAGACATGATTTCTGATTcttaacatgaacatggatacatgaagacatgacaacaaatacatatatacaagcttttcatggaaataagcataatatctCATATCTTGTGTTATAGAACCCATGGGATGCAAATtatgggtttttcatagattacggactgAGTCTCAATCACCCAAAACATTAATTTAAGACTGATCAACGGAATTATAACTGACAATATAATATATCATGGTTCAAGTGTCTAGGGTTTATCATGAGTATACCTAGAATCCTAAACCTAGTGTGTGTAAACATGGAATACTGAAACATAGGGAAGAACAAGGATGTTCTCACACGTGGATAGCGtttacatacctggtaatgttCCAATTTGCAACAAAAAATCTGATCTTGGAAGGAGAATCCTAACCCTTGGTCTTGAATTCCtataattgggttttcttgaaaaccctatgttaaagAGAACGAGATTCTACATAGGGTTCAAGGAAAATTAATGGAATTCACTTAGGGTAGTGTTAAGATGCTTACCTTGATGCTTGGAGAAGTTGAGAGGAGAGGGTTTTCGTGTTAGGGCTTGAGAGGAAtggaaataatgaaataaaactgaaattCCAGTTCTTTTAACGTTTCATTCGCGGCACCGTTACGGatcgtgttacggtccgtaacattAGACCGTAACATGGGCCAAAATTCTAGTGATGTTTGATTTTCTGAGGTTATGATATGCTGCCACGTTACAGGTCGTAACACGTGTTACAATCCGCGATCCGTAACGATGAACAGTCCTTTAGTCCAAAGGTTACAAGACGGCAATTTTCCAAGCGTGCCTGTTACAGTATGAGAGACGGGCCGTAACACATGTTACGGGCCGTCCCTTAGAGCGTAAAACATGATTTTCTGAACTGAAACATATTTTCGATTCTAACACTCTCCTTCTTGGGTTTCTAACCTCACAGTTATGGATATGGTTTAGTACGGAttttacgaggtgttacatctTTAATTCTTGTCCTTCGCGTGGAAACcttgaggttctgggttcgaaccctggcagcagcataaaaataaaaaataatttcacaagACAAGGCTTAgggaaagttatgccggatccggcataaacgcCTTAAcgcataactaaagttatgctgGATCCGACAGaggttgccttataaggcatacttttagttatgctttaagACAACTTTTTCCGGAGACAACATAGGTTGtctttagttatgccggatccaaCATAagttgccttataagacaaatttttagttatgcttaAGGCAACCTATGCTGCATAAGGCATACTTTTCTCAAAGCCTTGCCTtacgaaattatttttatttctgtacctgagcgggagttcgaacccaaaacctcggtATTTTCGATTACCTTTTTAAGCAAACTTAAAGactaccaatttgagggacaaattTTAAAGACCGACAAACGAAGAAAAATGAAGACTAAAATCATAACATTTGCATTTTTTaagcggattgcccttcttttttaggtggtctttaaattttgcccctcatgtTGTAGTTCTTTTCAATTATGCCTCATattcttggtctttaatttttacccttcgcgTCGCAACTTTGAGCTTTCACGCAAAATCATGAGGGATTCGAGTTCGAACCCACaatcaagcataaattaaaaaaaaaaaaattacaatgcagtttgggtcgcgtgtatcaCGGACCCCGGCATactcttgttaaggaattacaaaatttatgtcggacccggcatactcatgccttatgggcagacttggcataaatTATGCTGTCCGGCATAACTtcgataattccttcacaagtttatcttGGAGTcaggcatacttttaatgggcaaacttttatctttggaccggcataaacttgtgaaggaattatcaaagttatgccatACCCGGCATCTTTTGTACTGATACTGCCCATAAAGGCATAAGTAATGTCGGGTCGGCAaaataactttggtaattccttcacaaagttatgccggtgggggcatacttttaatgaggcaaacttttatgcggatgggcataaacttttgaatgaattatcaaagttatctgggaccggcatacttatgccaagtctgcccataagcgtaagtatcttgggtccaggc contains:
- the LOC132050565 gene encoding mitochondrial import receptor subunit TOM9-2 isoform X2, which produces MSSKKGGVSLPDRPGAGDGILSRVSSSPIVYQGKRAASDAAFVAKKLLKSTGKAAWIAGTTFLILVVPLIIEMDRDAQLTELEMQQASLLGTPPPAGAK
- the LOC132050565 gene encoding mitochondrial import receptor subunit TOM9-2 isoform X1, with the protein product MSSKKGGVSLPDRPGAGDGILSRVSSSPIVYQGKRAASDAAFVAKKLLKSTGKAAWIAGTTFLILVVPLIIEMDRDAQLTELEMQQASLLGTPPRAAGAK